In Archangium violaceum, the following are encoded in one genomic region:
- a CDS encoding fatty acid desaturase family protein — MPIVAMAQYVNPTLIPYLSPLGCYLALSAGVIAHNHNHCPTFKNRRLNFLMSLWLAHFYGYPTFAWVPTHNLNHHKYVNKAGDATITWRYTTKHNWWVAFTYFFVSSYWQSDPIKQYIGKARQSNPTLFRQIVTQYMTWAGLHLALLGLAIAWHGPLQGLKVWGFAFLIPALFALWTIMFFNYIQHVHADPWSEHDHSRNFDGKLINFLLFNNGLHAAHHEMPGAHWSMLREAHEKIAPQINPQLIHGSFFWFCFSNYVLAPVFPKLGTKQVGRAPYDVPTGEKLELSSADVDALESGINAART, encoded by the coding sequence ATGCCCATCGTGGCTATGGCGCAGTACGTCAATCCCACGCTCATCCCCTATCTCAGCCCGCTCGGCTGCTACCTGGCGCTGAGCGCTGGCGTCATCGCGCACAACCACAACCACTGCCCCACCTTCAAGAACCGGCGGCTCAACTTCTTGATGAGTCTCTGGCTGGCGCACTTCTATGGCTACCCCACGTTCGCCTGGGTGCCGACGCACAACCTCAACCACCACAAGTACGTGAACAAGGCGGGGGATGCGACCATCACCTGGCGCTACACGACGAAGCACAACTGGTGGGTGGCCTTCACGTACTTCTTCGTCTCGTCCTACTGGCAGAGCGATCCCATCAAGCAGTACATCGGCAAGGCGCGTCAGTCGAACCCCACGCTCTTCCGGCAGATCGTCACCCAGTACATGACGTGGGCGGGCCTGCACCTGGCGCTGCTGGGGCTGGCCATCGCGTGGCACGGACCGCTGCAGGGGTTGAAGGTGTGGGGCTTCGCGTTCCTCATCCCGGCGCTCTTCGCGCTGTGGACGATCATGTTCTTCAACTACATCCAGCACGTGCACGCGGATCCGTGGAGCGAGCACGACCACTCGCGCAACTTCGACGGGAAGCTCATCAACTTCCTGCTCTTCAACAACGGGTTGCACGCGGCGCACCACGAGATGCCGGGCGCGCACTGGAGCATGCTGCGCGAGGCGCACGAGAAGATCGCGCCGCAGATCAACCCGCAGCTCATCCACGGCAGCTTCTTCTGGTTCTGCTTCAGCAACTACGTGCTGGCGCCCGTCTTCCCGAAGCTCGGCACGAAGCAGGTGGGCCGCGCGCCGTACGATGTGCCCACGGGAGAGAAGCTGGAGCTGAGCTCGGCGGACGTGGACGCGCTGGAGTCGGGCATCAACGCTGCACGAACCTGA
- a CDS encoding cold-shock protein → MATGTVKWFNDAKGFGFITQDGGGEDVFCHHTAINMDGFRTLAEGQRVEFEVTKGPKGLQAQNVRAAG, encoded by the coding sequence ATGGCAACTGGTACTGTCAAGTGGTTCAACGACGCGAAGGGCTTCGGGTTCATCACGCAGGACGGCGGTGGTGAGGACGTGTTCTGCCACCACACGGCCATCAACATGGATGGCTTCCGCACCCTGGCCGAGGGCCAGCGCGTGGAGTTCGAGGTCACCAAGGGCCCGAAGGGCCTGCAGGCGCAGAACGTGCGCGCCGCCGGGTAG
- a CDS encoding DUF99 family protein yields the protein MRLPPLPRVIGFDDAPFKKRPGAKVPLVGVVCGGTRFEGLVWGQVRKDGWTATSEVSRLLVGGKFLPQLHLVLLDGIAFGGFNVVDLPRLAHELKKPCVAVMRRMPDLEAVERALRHLPRAERRLELLRRAGPIHQQGGFTFQVQGAEPEWVTEALKRLTDRGHVPEALRLAHLIGSAVVTGESSKRA from the coding sequence ATGCGCCTGCCGCCCCTGCCCCGAGTCATCGGCTTCGATGACGCCCCGTTCAAGAAACGCCCAGGCGCGAAGGTGCCGCTGGTGGGAGTGGTGTGCGGAGGAACTCGATTCGAGGGACTGGTCTGGGGACAGGTGCGCAAGGACGGGTGGACGGCGACGAGCGAGGTGAGCCGGCTGCTGGTGGGGGGCAAGTTCCTGCCGCAACTCCACCTGGTGCTGCTGGATGGAATCGCGTTCGGAGGCTTCAACGTGGTGGACCTGCCGCGGCTGGCGCACGAGCTGAAGAAGCCATGTGTGGCGGTCATGAGGCGAATGCCGGACCTGGAGGCGGTGGAGCGAGCGTTGCGCCACCTGCCGCGAGCGGAGCGGAGGCTGGAGTTGCTGAGGCGAGCGGGCCCCATCCATCAACAGGGAGGCTTCACGTTCCAGGTACAGGGAGCGGAGCCGGAGTGGGTAACGGAGGCACTGAAACGCCTCACGGATCGAGGACACGTACCGGAGGCATTGCGACTGGCGCACCTGATCGGCTCAGCGGTGGTAACGGGAGAAAGCTCCAAGCGAGCCTGA